A stretch of Crossiella cryophila DNA encodes these proteins:
- a CDS encoding TetR/AcrR family transcriptional regulator gives MPRLSRAESQARTRELLIDTARELFLRDGYHATSLEKVAEAAGFSKGAVYSNFRNKDELCLAVLDALHLAEATQIVAAFQSSADSEQRLAAFDAWAQRMLGDTGWTLLEVEFAVQARRDPELGGQLARRARGLHRAIAALIEQQSAELGLRPALSAEVLAPALLSLGIGLGMQRALDPTLPASVLTDTIRALLQRD, from the coding sequence GTGCCCCGACTGAGCCGCGCCGAAAGCCAGGCCCGCACCCGGGAGCTGCTGATCGACACCGCGCGGGAGCTGTTCCTGCGCGACGGCTACCACGCCACCTCGCTGGAGAAGGTCGCCGAGGCGGCCGGGTTCTCCAAGGGTGCGGTGTACTCGAACTTCCGCAACAAGGACGAGCTGTGCCTGGCGGTGCTGGACGCGCTGCACCTGGCCGAGGCGACGCAGATCGTGGCCGCCTTCCAGTCCAGCGCGGACAGCGAGCAGCGGCTGGCCGCCTTCGACGCCTGGGCCCAGCGCATGCTCGGCGACACCGGCTGGACGCTGCTGGAGGTGGAGTTCGCGGTGCAGGCCCGGCGCGATCCGGAACTGGGCGGGCAGCTGGCCAGGCGGGCCCGCGGCCTGCACCGGGCCATCGCCGCGCTGATCGAGCAGCAGAGCGCCGAACTCGGCCTGCGGCCCGCCCTGTCCGCGGAGGTGCTCGCGCCCGCCCTGCTCAGCCTGGGCATCGGCCTGGGCATGCAGCGCGCGCTGGACCCCACGCTGCCGGCCTCGGTGCTCACCGACACCATCCGCGCCCTGCTCCAGCGCGACTGA
- a CDS encoding TetR/AcrR family transcriptional regulator: MGVGRKPARTPLSRERVVTAAMALADAKGTAGVTMRAIAATLGVEAMSLYNHVAGREDMLGGMIDAVFAEIELPAPGGHWRQAMRERADSARAVLRRHPWAVGLLDSRTSPGPATLRHHDAVLGTLRAAGFSVAMAAHAVSAIDSYLYGFVLQEQSLPFTGPEEFAEVSAGILRELPNQAYPHLAELVAEHTGRGYDYAEEFRFGLALILDALHPDQA; this comes from the coding sequence ATGGGCGTGGGCCGGAAACCGGCGCGGACGCCGCTGAGCCGGGAGCGGGTGGTCACCGCGGCGATGGCGCTGGCCGATGCGAAGGGCACGGCCGGGGTCACCATGCGGGCGATCGCGGCCACGCTGGGCGTGGAGGCGATGTCGCTGTACAACCACGTGGCGGGCCGGGAGGACATGCTCGGCGGGATGATCGACGCGGTCTTCGCCGAGATCGAACTCCCGGCGCCGGGCGGGCACTGGCGGCAGGCCATGCGCGAACGGGCGGACTCGGCCCGCGCGGTGCTGCGCCGCCACCCCTGGGCGGTCGGCCTGCTGGACTCCCGCACCAGCCCCGGCCCGGCCACCCTGCGCCACCACGACGCCGTGCTGGGCACGCTGCGCGCGGCCGGGTTCTCCGTCGCGATGGCCGCGCACGCCGTCTCCGCCATCGACAGCTACCTGTACGGCTTCGTGCTGCAGGAGCAGAGCCTGCCCTTCACCGGCCCGGAAGAGTTCGCCGAGGTCTCCGCGGGCATCTTGCGCGAACTGCCCAATCAGGCCTACCCGCACCTGGCCGAACTCGTCGCCGAGCACACCGGCCGGGGCTATGACTACGCCGAGGAGTTCCGCTTCGGCCTGGCCCTGATCCTCGACGCCCTGCACCCCGACCAGGCATAG
- a CDS encoding helix-turn-helix domain-containing protein — MPTQPPTIRSRALGAELRRKREQAGYTGMDLARRTGWSHSKISRLETGDRGTTVADVAYVLGFYGASDTETTRLLDLLRDAPDGVWACPRPRTSQENQASSIQSFAPVLIPPLLRTDDYARALGRLPERPSPLRRAYPPTALFHLDESALHRTVGTPSVLPEQLLHLVFLSNWKHLEIRVVPLSAGACPGLGGPFSLLHYGDDRPVVHLPQETQDLYLESPADLATYRRILTDLDGISLSRNRSRELIADLAHALS, encoded by the coding sequence ATGCCCACCCAACCCCCCACCATCCGCTCCCGCGCCCTCGGCGCCGAACTACGCCGCAAGCGCGAACAGGCCGGGTACACCGGCATGGACCTCGCCCGCCGCACCGGCTGGTCGCACAGCAAGATCTCCCGCCTGGAAACCGGCGACCGCGGCACCACCGTCGCCGACGTGGCCTACGTGCTCGGCTTCTACGGCGCCAGCGACACCGAGACCACCCGCCTGCTCGACCTGTTGCGCGACGCCCCGGACGGCGTCTGGGCCTGCCCCCGCCCGCGCACCTCGCAGGAGAACCAGGCCAGTTCGATCCAGTCCTTCGCCCCGGTGCTGATCCCGCCGCTGCTGCGCACCGACGACTACGCCAGGGCACTGGGCCGCCTCCCGGAACGACCATCCCCGCTGCGCAGGGCCTACCCGCCGACCGCCCTGTTCCACCTGGACGAATCCGCGCTGCACCGCACCGTCGGCACGCCCTCGGTGCTGCCCGAACAGCTGCTGCACCTGGTCTTCCTGAGCAACTGGAAGCACCTGGAGATCCGGGTGGTGCCACTGTCCGCAGGCGCCTGCCCCGGCCTGGGCGGCCCGTTCTCCCTGCTGCACTACGGCGATGACCGCCCGGTCGTGCACCTGCCCCAGGAAACCCAGGACCTGTACCTGGAATCCCCGGCCGACCTGGCCACCTACCGCCGCATCCTGACCGATCTGGACGGGATCTCGCTGTCCCGCAACAGGTCCCGCGAACTCATCGCGGATCTGGCGCACGCGCTGAGCTGA
- a CDS encoding NAD(P)-dependent oxidoreductase, producing the protein MSTGGMRRVCVIGASGKLGQYLVRHALDRGHEVVGVCRERSVGKLAGLADRITVVPGDTNDPAVIKRAVAGCEGVLTVLAPWGVRQYSSGTAQAVLDHAEPGARLVFSCGWHVARDGADQYTWRFRATVRLVTWLARLVRAVEIDDQVEAGRRIFASDRRWTLVRGSDLEEGESQGLPVWRRHVGDPALASNLTRRVDFALFMVAALTDDTLVQEAPAIVGRLAPSALAHATAA; encoded by the coding sequence ATGAGCACTGGTGGGATGCGCAGGGTGTGCGTCATCGGCGCCTCGGGCAAGCTCGGGCAGTACCTGGTCCGGCACGCGCTGGACCGCGGCCATGAGGTGGTCGGGGTGTGCCGGGAGCGCAGTGTCGGCAAGCTGGCCGGGCTCGCCGACCGGATCACCGTGGTGCCGGGGGACACCAACGATCCGGCGGTGATCAAGCGTGCGGTGGCCGGGTGCGAGGGCGTGCTGACCGTGCTGGCGCCCTGGGGTGTGCGGCAGTACTCCTCGGGCACGGCGCAGGCGGTGCTCGACCACGCCGAACCCGGCGCGCGGCTGGTCTTCTCCTGCGGCTGGCACGTGGCCAGGGACGGCGCCGACCAGTACACCTGGCGGTTCCGGGCCACCGTCCGGCTGGTCACCTGGCTGGCCAGGCTGGTGCGCGCGGTGGAGATCGACGACCAGGTCGAGGCGGGCAGGCGGATCTTCGCCAGCGACCGGCGGTGGACCCTGGTCCGGGGCAGCGACCTGGAGGAGGGCGAGAGCCAGGGGCTGCCGGTGTGGCGCCGGCACGTCGGCGACCCGGCGCTGGCCAGCAATCTGACCCGGCGGGTGGACTTCGCCTTGTTCATGGTGGCCGCGCTGACCGACGACACGCTCGTCCAGGAGGCCCCGGCGATCGTCGGGCGGCTCGCGCCCAGCGCGCTGGCGCACGCCACCGCGGCGTAA
- a CDS encoding flavin-containing monooxygenase, whose protein sequence is MTNRLTRDFPVLVVGAGASGIGAAVKLRGMGVTDFVVLEKAAELGGTWRDNTYPGCACDVPSALYSYSFAPNPEWTRAFATQPEIRDYLEHIAHRYRVTGHLRFGVEVLAARWDGERWVLETTDGRYTARVLIAGAGPWHEPRVPDIPGLADFPGETFHSARWNHDYDLAGKRVAVVGTGASAVQFVPKIAPEVAELHLFQRTAQWVLPKPDHYVPRLERWLLRNFPRTQRALRAAEYAGLEALGVGFRHPWVLRLVQQVGRLHLRATVPEPRLRAALTPDYTLGCKRLLLSNSYYQALTRPNVEVRPTELSRIEGSVVIGADGVRTEVDAIIFGTGFHITDMPVADRVFDGRGRSLAQVWRGSPEAYLGTSVAGFPNLFLLLGPNLGTGHSSAFAIIEAQLTHVMAAVRLLAERDWPALSVRPEAQQRFNAAAQQALARTVYNAGGCASYYLDANGRNSFSWPWSTGELTRRVGAFDQADYLVVARTAAGSGKEPGPVSSARAPDPR, encoded by the coding sequence ATGACGAACCGGCTGACCAGGGATTTCCCGGTGCTCGTGGTGGGCGCCGGGGCGTCGGGGATCGGTGCGGCGGTCAAGCTGCGCGGGATGGGTGTCACCGACTTCGTGGTGCTGGAGAAGGCGGCGGAGCTGGGCGGCACCTGGCGGGACAACACCTACCCCGGCTGCGCCTGCGACGTGCCCTCGGCGCTGTACTCCTACTCCTTCGCGCCCAACCCGGAGTGGACCCGCGCCTTCGCCACCCAGCCGGAGATCAGGGACTACCTGGAGCACATCGCGCACCGCTACCGGGTGACCGGTCACCTGCGGTTCGGCGTGGAGGTGCTGGCCGCGCGCTGGGACGGCGAGCGGTGGGTGCTGGAGACCACCGACGGGCGCTACACCGCGCGGGTGCTCATCGCCGGGGCCGGGCCCTGGCACGAACCCAGGGTGCCCGACATCCCCGGCCTGGCCGACTTTCCAGGCGAGACCTTCCACTCGGCGCGCTGGAACCACGACTACGACCTGGCAGGCAAGCGGGTCGCGGTGGTGGGCACCGGGGCCTCGGCCGTGCAGTTCGTGCCCAAGATCGCGCCGGAGGTGGCCGAGCTGCACCTGTTCCAGCGCACCGCGCAGTGGGTGCTGCCCAAACCGGACCACTACGTGCCGCGGCTGGAACGCTGGCTGCTGCGCAACTTCCCGCGCACCCAGCGGGCGTTGCGGGCGGCCGAGTACGCCGGGCTGGAGGCGCTGGGCGTGGGTTTCCGGCATCCCTGGGTGCTGCGGCTGGTGCAGCAGGTCGGGCGGCTGCACCTGCGGGCCACGGTGCCGGAGCCGCGGTTGCGGGCCGCGCTGACCCCGGACTACACGTTGGGCTGCAAGCGATTGCTGCTGTCCAACAGCTACTACCAGGCACTCACCCGGCCCAACGTCGAGGTCCGGCCGACCGAGCTGAGCCGGATCGAGGGCAGTGTGGTGATCGGTGCGGACGGCGTGCGCACCGAGGTGGACGCGATCATCTTCGGCACCGGCTTCCACATCACCGACATGCCGGTGGCCGACCGGGTCTTCGACGGCAGGGGCCGCAGCCTGGCCCAGGTCTGGCGGGGCAGCCCGGAGGCGTACCTCGGCACCTCGGTGGCCGGGTTCCCGAACCTGTTCCTGTTGCTGGGCCCCAATCTGGGCACCGGGCACTCCTCGGCGTTCGCGATCATCGAGGCGCAGCTCACGCACGTGATGGCCGCGGTGCGGTTGCTGGCCGAGCGGGACTGGCCCGCGCTGTCGGTGCGGCCGGAGGCGCAGCAGCGGTTCAACGCGGCCGCGCAGCAGGCCCTGGCGCGCACGGTGTACAACGCGGGCGGCTGTGCGAGTTACTACCTGGATGCCAACGGGCGCAACAGTTTCTCCTGGCCGTGGTCGACCGGGGAGCTGACCCGCAGGGTGGGTGCGTTCGACCAGGCGGACTACCTGGTGGTGGCGCGGACGGCCGCAGGCTCGGGGAAGGAGCCGGGGCCGGTCAGCTCAGCGCGTGCGCCAGATCCGCGATGA